A genomic stretch from Pieris napi chromosome 18, ilPieNapi1.2, whole genome shotgun sequence includes:
- the LOC125058656 gene encoding protein ALP1-like isoform X1: protein MDRNKLIAYLLLRRHYSILKIRQRRYWIHPLSKGMNPNGEFFSKKYEALKIDEKKFVAYFRMSISSFEELLSELSKYIQKKKNKGRKPVTALEMLGLTLRFLATGSDFKTMHTNYFRGASTIAKIVRTVCRAIWKHLSSQNIPPITKQVLEDVAIEFDKKANFPNCIGALDGKHVRITCPAHSGSLFYNYKGYNSIVLLALVDSRYRFIFVDIGAYGKESDSTVFQNSKLYDLIMTRKLPIPVPKPLPGSQNETPFVFVGDEAFSISNNVMRPYSGKHLSVQQRVYNYRLSRARRYVECAFGILANKWRIFHRSMNVQYEFATDIIKACCVMHNFVLNRDGVQATDDIIFDDSDLQMLHLPTANENNLSPHLIRNDFCNYFSSDVGALSWQLNKI from the exons ATGGATCGTAATAAACTTATtgcttatttgttattaagaaGACATTATTCTATCTTAAAAATACGGCAAAGAAGATACTGGATACATCCATTAAGTAAGGGTATGAATCCAAATGGCGAGttcttttctaaaaaatacGAAGCATTAAAGATagacgaaaaaaaatttgttgcctACTTTAGAATGAGTATATCATCATTTGAAGAGCTATTAAGCgagttatcaaaatatatacagaagaaaaaaaataaaggaagAAAACCAGTTACTGCTTTGGAAATGCTGGGCTTAACTTTAAG ATTTCTAGCAACCGGCAGTGACTTTAAAACCATGCATACGAATTACTTCCGAGGAGCAAGTACAATAGCAAAAATTGTAAGGACAGTTTGTCGCGCCATATGGAAACATCTATCAAGTCAAAATATACCTCCTATAACAAAACAGGTTCTAGAAGATGTCGCTATTGAGTTTGACAAGAAAGCAAATTTTCCTAACTGCATAGGAGCTCTTGATGGTAAACATGTCCGTATTACATGTCCTGCGCACAGTGGATCActgttttacaattataagGGCTATAATTCAATAGTTTTATTAGCTCTTGTAGATTCTAGATATAGATTCATTTTTGTCGATATAGGAGCGTATGGCAAGGAAAGTGACTCCACCGTTTTCCAGAACTCTAAACTTTATGATTTGATTATGACACGCAAATTACCTATTCCTGTACCAAAGCCTTTACCAGGTTCTCAAAATGAAACtccatttgtttttgtaggaGATGAAGCATTCTCAATTTCGAATAACGTCATGCGCCCTTACTCAGGAAAACATTTGTCGGTACAACAAAGAGTTTACAATTATCGACTGAGTCGTGCCCGAAGATATGTCGAGTGCGCTTTTGGCATCCTAGCCAATAAATGGCGCATATTTCATCGATCTATGAATGTGCAATACGAATTTGCGACAGACATTATCAAGGCATGTTGTGTAATGCACAACTTTGTTTTGAATCGAGATGGAGTACAAGCGACCGATGACATTATCTTTGATGATTCTGATCTGCAAATGTTGCATTTGCCCACagcaaatgaaaataatttaagccCACATCTAATACGGaatgatttttgtaattacttTTCCAGTGATGTTGGCGCCCTAAGTTggcaattaaacaaaatatga
- the LOC125058656 gene encoding uncharacterized protein LOC125058656 isoform X2 — translation MDRNKLIAYLLLRRHYSILKIRQRRYWIHPLSKGMNPNGEFFSKKYEALKIDEKKFVAYFRMSISSFEELLSELSKYIQKKKNKGRKPVTALEMLGLTLRFLATGSDFKTMHTNYFRGASTIAKIVRTVCRAIWKHLSSQNIPPITKQVLEDVAIEFDKKANFPNCIGALDGDEAFSISNNVMRPYSGKHLSVQQRVYNYRLSRARRYVECAFGILANKWRIFHRSMNVQYEFATDIIKACCVMHNFVLNRDGVQATDDIIFDDSDLQMLHLPTANENNLSPHLIRNDFCNYFSSDVGALSWQLNKI, via the exons ATGGATCGTAATAAACTTATtgcttatttgttattaagaaGACATTATTCTATCTTAAAAATACGGCAAAGAAGATACTGGATACATCCATTAAGTAAGGGTATGAATCCAAATGGCGAGttcttttctaaaaaatacGAAGCATTAAAGATagacgaaaaaaaatttgttgcctACTTTAGAATGAGTATATCATCATTTGAAGAGCTATTAAGCgagttatcaaaatatatacagaagaaaaaaaataaaggaagAAAACCAGTTACTGCTTTGGAAATGCTGGGCTTAACTTTAAG ATTTCTAGCAACCGGCAGTGACTTTAAAACCATGCATACGAATTACTTCCGAGGAGCAAGTACAATAGCAAAAATTGTAAGGACAGTTTGTCGCGCCATATGGAAACATCTATCAAGTCAAAATATACCTCCTATAACAAAACAGGTTCTAGAAGATGTCGCTATTGAGTTTGACAAGAAAGCAAATTTTCCTAACTGCATAGGAGCTCTTGATG gaGATGAAGCATTCTCAATTTCGAATAACGTCATGCGCCCTTACTCAGGAAAACATTTGTCGGTACAACAAAGAGTTTACAATTATCGACTGAGTCGTGCCCGAAGATATGTCGAGTGCGCTTTTGGCATCCTAGCCAATAAATGGCGCATATTTCATCGATCTATGAATGTGCAATACGAATTTGCGACAGACATTATCAAGGCATGTTGTGTAATGCACAACTTTGTTTTGAATCGAGATGGAGTACAAGCGACCGATGACATTATCTTTGATGATTCTGATCTGCAAATGTTGCATTTGCCCACagcaaatgaaaataatttaagccCACATCTAATACGGaatgatttttgtaattacttTTCCAGTGATGTTGGCGCCCTAAGTTggcaattaaacaaaatatga
- the LOC125058657 gene encoding uncharacterized protein LOC125058657, translating to MTSYLLTRMQFVSNTLANNTCQPRSSFKIKMSDVDVDLFISSVQEHRCLWDTSDETYKDKFIKQEAWKSICEIVYVDYKEKNSTEKSKLGNDLVKKWKAIKDNFAKYQKKLKDANRSGAGAAKIKEYHLNKQLQFLKKVSQNATDSSLCVAEGDIENEITALPRYKSQPRKRKADKDDIEEDLLAILKTPENRHLHFFKGILPSLQSLNENQTLIFQSRVLQILTDILQPSIHQNTHHGYNQEYQHQGYNQGYSTMRYDNTVQSGYHTSTPGSSITEQRTTSSSNQQRPINSPFLLDETSATSYVSQDEEFDFS from the exons ATGACGTCATACTTGTTGACAAGGATGCAGTTTGTTTCTAACACTCTTGCAAACAACACGTGTCAACCGAGAagcagttttaaaattaaaatgtctgaCGTTGACGTCGATCTGTTTATATCTTCGGTTCAGGAACACCGTTGTTTGTGGGATACTAGTGACGAAACCTATAaagacaaatttataaaacaagaaGCATGGAAAAGCATTTGTGAGATCGTTTATGTTGATTACAAGGAAAAAAACTCAACCGAAAAATCAAAACTGG GTAATGATTTAGTCAAGAAGTGGAAGGccataaaagataattttgctaaatatcaaaaaaaactaaaagatgCCAATCGATCAGGAGCTGGAGCTgcaaaaattaaagaatatcacttgaataaacaattacagtTTTTGAAAAAGGTTTCACAAAATGCAACTGATTCCAGTTTATGCGTAGCGGAAGGAGATATTGAGAATGAAATAACGGCATTGCCTCGTTATAAAAGTCAACCACGAAAACGAAAGGCAGATAAGGATGATATTGAAGAAGATTTATtggcaatattaaaaacaccgGAGAATAGACATTTGCATTTTTTCAAGGGGATTTTACCATCTCTACAATCGTTAAATGAGAATCAAACATTGATATTTCAAAGTCGGGTGCTTCAAATATTAACCGACATTCTTCAACCTTCAATTCATCAAAATACACATCACGGCTATAATCAAGAATATCAGCATCAGGGTTACAATCAAGGATATTCAACTATGAGATACGATAATACGGTTCAGAGTGGCTACCACACTTCTACTCCTGGAAGTTCGATTACTGAACAGAGGACTACCTCATCATCAAACCAACAACGTCCAATAAATTCACCATTTTTACTGGACGAAACGTCAGCTACTTCCTATGTTTCACAAGATGAGGAGtttgatttttcttaa